Proteins encoded together in one Halorubellus sp. JP-L1 window:
- a CDS encoding BsuPI-related putative proteinase inhibitor — protein sequence MTLSGSLSATVSDDAVEFEYAVANDGSEAVDLQFSDSQTHEVVVFEDGEEVWSFSDDRMFMQMLQSESIAPGDAVTYAATWEDAPAGEYEARAWLTANDVDCEAATSFTV from the coding sequence ATGACGCTCTCGGGGTCGCTCTCGGCGACGGTATCGGACGACGCGGTCGAGTTCGAGTACGCGGTCGCGAACGACGGTTCGGAGGCGGTCGACCTCCAGTTCTCGGACTCCCAGACGCACGAGGTCGTCGTGTTCGAGGACGGCGAGGAGGTGTGGTCGTTCTCCGACGACCGGATGTTCATGCAGATGCTGCAGTCGGAGTCGATCGCGCCCGGCGACGCCGTGACCTACGCCGCGACGTGGGAGGACGCGCCCGCGGGCGAGTACGAGGCCCGAGCCTGGTTGACCGCGAACGACGTGGACTGCGAGGCGGCGACGTCGTTCACCGTCTGA